The following nucleotide sequence is from Campylobacter sp. MIT 12-8780.
ATTGTTTTAGAGTATAAAAAAGGTGGCAAGAGTGGTGAATTTAAACGCATGTGATCAAAAGCCAGAGATTGATTATCCTACTTTTTGGGAGTATAAAATCATCTTTGAAAAAGGCGTAAATGCAAATGCAATTTGTCAAGAGCTTTTAGGGCAAAGAGAGTTTAGCTGCAAATTTTCACACGCAAGCAAAAATGATACATATCACAGCTTTTTACTCAGAGTTTTTGTTGATAGCGAAAAAGACAGGCTTGATCTTTTTGCAGCTTTAAAGGCAAGGGCTAAATTTGTGCTATAAAAAGGAAAAAAATGAAAAATGCTTTAATTATATTTGAA
It contains:
- a CDS encoding HP0495 family protein; protein product: MVNLNACDQKPEIDYPTFWEYKIIFEKGVNANAICQELLGQREFSCKFSHASKNDTYHSFLLRVFVDSEKDRLDLFAALKARAKFVL